From a single Sulfolobus sp. E5-1-F genomic region:
- a CDS encoding SDR family oxidoreductase: MYSLKNRVVVVTGSGRGIGRAIAVRLASEGSLIVVNAKKRVEEMNETVKIIKENGGEAIGILADVSTREGCETLLKATIDRYRVADILINNAGLGLYSPFLNVDDKLLEKHISTDFKSVVYCSQSFAKEMRDGGAIVNVASVAGISPAYGLSIYGAMKAAVIALTKYLALELAPKIRVNAIAPGFVKTKLGESMFQVLGMSEKEFGEKFTLMGKILDPEEVAEFTAAILKIESLTGQVFVLDSGESIKGGIK, encoded by the coding sequence ATGTACTCTCTAAAGAATAGGGTTGTTGTAGTAACGGGTTCCGGTAGAGGTATTGGTAGGGCTATTGCTGTGAGATTAGCGAGTGAGGGTAGTTTAATTGTAGTGAACGCTAAAAAGAGAGTTGAGGAGATGAATGAAACGGTAAAGATCATTAAGGAGAATGGAGGAGAAGCTATTGGAATCCTAGCTGATGTCTCCACTAGGGAGGGATGTGAAACTTTACTTAAAGCGACCATCGATAGGTATAGAGTAGCTGACATATTGATAAATAATGCTGGCTTAGGACTATACTCTCCCTTTTTAAACGTAGATGATAAACTTCTGGAAAAGCATATTTCAACAGACTTTAAATCTGTAGTTTACTGCTCTCAAAGTTTCGCAAAGGAAATGAGAGATGGAGGAGCTATTGTCAACGTTGCATCAGTTGCTGGAATCTCACCAGCCTACGGATTATCAATATATGGCGCTATGAAAGCTGCAGTAATTGCGTTAACAAAGTATTTAGCTTTAGAACTAGCTCCTAAAATAAGAGTTAATGCCATAGCTCCAGGATTTGTAAAAACAAAACTCGGTGAAAGTATGTTTCAAGTGTTAGGGATGAGTGAAAAGGAATTTGGTGAAAAATTCACATTAATGGGTAAAATTCTCGACCCAGAAGAAGTAGCTGAGTTCACTGCTGCAATTCTTAAGATAGAATCTCTCACTGGACAAGTTTTCGTGTTAGATTCTGGAGAGAGTATAAAAGGTGGAATAAAATAA
- a CDS encoding alcohol dehydrogenase catalytic domain-containing protein, whose translation MKAAVYKGYGLPLEIKEVPNPTPKEGEILVKVASTGICHSDLHLLSGELVGPLPNEFIIGHEIAGWVEKIGSNVKNPYGLKEGDPVLVSWIVPCGICRYCASGKENYCKENAKRLVGLIGINGGHAEYLTVPEIAVIPLAKNLDPYYSSPLACAYGTAYNALKSANATSGKSIVIVGSGGVGSSAIQLANAIGLNPIIAVDIDENKLKKAKELGATHTINANESDARAKVLEVLEDGADIVYETKPYPDLKLSLEIVKAGGTIVVTGLGGFSTLAQIPVTLFVSRGITIIGSLGYRPRIDLPELVSLTSSGKIDIKKLVSHIYTPDKINEAYENLKKGIHIRAIVRWN comes from the coding sequence ATGAAGGCTGCAGTATATAAGGGGTATGGATTACCATTAGAAATAAAAGAAGTTCCTAATCCTACTCCAAAAGAAGGGGAAATCTTAGTGAAAGTAGCGTCAACTGGAATATGCCATAGTGATTTGCATCTATTAAGTGGTGAACTGGTGGGACCACTTCCCAACGAATTTATAATTGGTCATGAAATAGCCGGATGGGTGGAGAAGATAGGTAGTAACGTTAAGAACCCATATGGACTAAAGGAGGGAGATCCAGTTCTAGTTTCTTGGATTGTGCCATGTGGTATATGTAGATATTGTGCAAGTGGTAAGGAGAATTATTGTAAAGAAAATGCGAAAAGGCTAGTAGGCCTAATTGGTATTAATGGTGGCCATGCCGAATATTTAACTGTCCCGGAGATAGCAGTAATTCCTCTAGCCAAAAATCTTGATCCATATTATTCTTCACCACTAGCATGCGCATATGGTACTGCTTATAACGCATTAAAGAGCGCGAATGCCACTTCAGGTAAGAGTATTGTTATAGTGGGGTCTGGTGGTGTAGGTTCTTCAGCAATACAATTGGCCAACGCAATTGGATTAAATCCGATCATTGCAGTTGACATAGATGAGAACAAATTAAAGAAGGCTAAAGAGTTAGGTGCAACTCACACTATTAACGCTAATGAAAGCGATGCGAGAGCGAAAGTTCTAGAAGTTTTGGAAGATGGTGCTGACATAGTGTATGAGACAAAACCTTATCCAGATCTGAAATTATCATTGGAAATAGTTAAAGCCGGTGGAACTATAGTTGTTACTGGACTAGGAGGATTCTCTACATTGGCACAAATCCCCGTAACATTGTTTGTCTCCAGAGGCATAACCATTATAGGGAGTTTAGGCTATAGACCCAGAATTGACTTACCCGAACTGGTGAGCTTAACATCTTCCGGGAAAATTGACATTAAGAAGTTAGTTTCGCATATTTATACTCCAGACAAGATAAATGAGGCTTATGAGAATTTAAAGAAAGGAATACATATAAGGGCAATAGTGAGGTGGAATTAG